One window of Phycisphaeraceae bacterium genomic DNA carries:
- a CDS encoding aspartate 1-decarboxylase: MLRKILHSKIHRARVTSARLDYVGSITIDADILDAVGLRANDAVVIANCDNGERFETYVFRGERGSKQIIINGAAARLAGEGHTVIIMHYAFASEDEYRAHKPAVALMRPDNTIEEIIHYDNR; this comes from the coding sequence ATGCTCCGGAAGATCCTGCACTCAAAGATCCATCGTGCTCGCGTGACTTCGGCCCGGCTCGACTACGTCGGGTCAATCACGATCGATGCGGACATCCTCGATGCCGTCGGCCTTCGCGCCAATGACGCCGTGGTCATCGCCAACTGCGACAACGGCGAGCGCTTCGAGACCTACGTCTTCCGTGGTGAGCGTGGTTCCAAGCAGATCATCATCAACGGTGCAGCAGCCCGCCTCGCCGGCGAGGGCCACACCGTGATCATCATGCACTACGCGTTCGCCTCCGAAGACGAGTACCGCGCCCACAAGCCCGCGGTCGCTCTCATGCGCCCCGATAACACGATCGAAGAGATCATCCACTACGACAATCGATGA
- a CDS encoding amino acid adenylation domain-containing protein, protein MNANTSFRCAVIGTGSLLVQSAEELRSRGHAILCVASPDPKVASWAATNKVPHVATWADLESAVRGEKVDLLFSIVNDEVLPPSALTLPRVMAINYHDAPLPRYAGIHATSWALMAGEKEHAITWHVMSDRVDFGDILVQEHFGIAPDDNALTLNAKCYAAAQRAFRSLLGHLERGTTARKPQSEAARTFFGRHKRPANAGIIDPNTPAQTLENLGRALDFGVYENPLCAARIWTGDRFIVASSIALAESGPHALPGTIINTGPDWLRMAAADGSRDVRLLGLKELDGTPANLTDSRFAVARTLMSPPADALAEIVKTDAAAHKHEKKWVARLAAMSPIVMPLISGKPTGESGVLSIDVGSRDASSAAALFCAYLARVSRAASFDLLLHTPGQVPTGSPAAALFDSHVPIKIECEPTDATAPFADRVRTALADAERMGSFAKDVAIRFPTLRNVAELKQGAMWHAAIELGTTIGAAPRAAITLRADGSGKVSLVFRREIVGEETARAIAEQFQVLLKSADAGAKTLAGLDFTPAHERARVLETFNATKTPYETGLRLGDLIRRRVKQHPSAPALVFEGRVVSYAELDGMAWGIAKQLRSLGVKPGTLVGVCVDRSVELVAALVGVSYSGGAYVPLDPGYPADRLVGMCQDAKMPVVLTRGDELARAGAAFQSVPGGVQVVRLDDGSITPSEPLELVGTEDDPAYVIFTSGSTGRPKGAMNAHKGIVNRLFWMQEAYQLDGRDRVMQKTPYSFDVSVWEFFWPLITGASIVVAKPEGHRDSAYLVELIKRERVTTMHFVPSMLRVFLEERGLESCDSLRRVVCSGEALPTDLVDRFFTRIPHAKLANLYGPTEAAVDVTSWECKPNQPIVPIGKPIANTRMYVLDQELRPLPVGVPGELYIGGVQVGMGYVSRPELTAERFVTDPHNQPNGRMYKTGDLGRWLPDGSIEYLGRIDDQVKIRGFRIELGEIEQVLSKQPGVKDAVVLAREDVPGTKRLVAYVVGNTSTSDLKAADLKTGLGKHLPEYMVPTAFVFLDHLPVTSNGKLDRRALPAPARGSDESSDRPEDRPSTDVEKTLATIWAEVLRLPTVNATDNFFEIGGDSILGLRIVAKAQDAGLTFAIHDLFRTPTIRTLAAQIGTPVKASGFRTEPFSLISAADRARLPENIVDAYPLSALQGGMVFHSERAIGSYLYQVAMSIHVKAKLDMTLLQRAVDRVVSRHPILRTSFDLGSFSEPMQLVHKEARTIIQYHDITGSPAARQKEILAKWIDDEAEYVFDWRKPPLLTYTVHKRSDETFQFGITFHDAILDGWSTSNMMTEIFDRYVTMLNGGEDTADAPNPITYRDFVTLERSTITDPAAREFWTNLLADAPFTPIPRLPGVGRDVRVPRNLDVIVPIPHEINRQVEEHARRLGMPVKAFYLATHMRVLGMLAKQTDIVTGLVMNGRIEEPSGDRCLGNHLNTMPYRLDLGVGRTWAEIAKDAYESELRALPHRRYIGAQLLRDLGRAGQDNMFETGFNYTKFHIYDKLKGKQGFELIHVDFTDPFHYAFVANFRVDAFDDRLDVVLNYNTKHMTADQVKQIGKYYQNAMRSIASSPDNLASTDSMVPENERQQVTATFNTTEKAYEKGQTLASLIARQAKKTPSAPALVFEGRVVSYAELDGMAWGIAKQLRSLGVKPGTLVGVCVDRSVELVAALVGVSYSGGAYVPLDPGYPADRLVGMCQDAKMPVVLTRGDELARAGAAFQSVPGGVQVVRLDDGPHGKGITPSEPLELVGTEDDPAYVIFTSGSTGRPKGAMNAHKGIVNRLFWMQEAYQLDGRDRVMQKTPYSFDVSVWEFFWPLITGASIVVAKPEGHRDSAYLVELIKRERVTTMHFVPSMLRVFLEERGLESCESLRRVVCSGEALPTDLVDRFFTRIPHAKLANLYGPTEAAVDVTSWECKPNQPIVPIGKPIANTRMYVLDQELRPLPVGVPGELYIGGVQVGMGYVSRPELTAERFVQDPHNAPVGGPDGRMYKTGDLGRWLPDGSIEYLGRIDDQVKIRGFRIELGEIEQVLSKQPGVKDAVVLAREDVPGTKRLVAYVVGNTSTSDLKAADLKTGLGKHLPEYMVPTAFVFLDHLPVTSNGKLDRRALPAPARGSDESSDRPEDRPSTDVEKTLATIWAEVLRLPTVNATDNFFEIGGDSILSIQICAKARKHNILITPNQIFDHPTIVQLSPHVKLSAAAKIDPGPVTGVAALIPIQKWLLEQPLVRPDQWNAAIMLETPADVHAGSIERALQAIVAHHDALRLRFSRGAGGTWKSSHVPVAEASIALPVVMVDRFGTPETDELIQREGGKIQGSLDLAKGPVFSAVLFKARDNSAARLLMVAHHLVLDGLSWRIIVEDLITAHGQASKSQPIALPPKTMSFASWASLLGKHARSPEVQAERAWWAAESAAPAARVKRDTHGANIESSSRVHTLHLDESLTRALLYDAPSAHRAQMNDILLAALGVTLRDATGATRMRIDMMGHGREQIGVEDIDVSRTVGWFTTLFPATLDVGSLDAVGAVEPVRDHLRSIPARGLGYGLLRWMDGADQSLARSENAPISFNYLGQFDQALEPGWNLGVARTRCGPTRDPASPRFYDIEVDVMVVGHKMVVDWTYSANLFKPETIAALADSYRAALVKLSASEPGAGTSSDAFPLAGLSDAGLAKLSALFETTDAQ, encoded by the coding sequence TTGAACGCCAACACGTCGTTCCGGTGTGCCGTCATCGGCACGGGCAGCTTGCTCGTGCAGTCCGCGGAAGAACTGCGCTCGCGTGGCCACGCGATCCTCTGCGTGGCCTCGCCAGACCCGAAGGTCGCATCCTGGGCCGCTACGAACAAGGTTCCCCACGTCGCGACGTGGGCGGACCTTGAGTCCGCCGTGCGTGGCGAGAAGGTGGACCTTCTCTTCAGCATCGTCAACGACGAGGTTCTGCCTCCCTCGGCCCTGACGCTCCCGCGTGTGATGGCAATCAACTACCACGATGCGCCGCTTCCCCGCTACGCGGGCATCCACGCGACGTCGTGGGCATTGATGGCTGGCGAGAAGGAGCACGCGATCACCTGGCACGTGATGTCCGATCGAGTGGACTTCGGTGACATTCTGGTCCAGGAGCACTTCGGGATCGCGCCCGATGACAATGCCCTCACCCTCAACGCCAAGTGCTACGCCGCAGCGCAGCGCGCGTTCCGATCGTTGCTCGGGCACCTCGAACGGGGCACGACGGCCCGCAAGCCCCAGTCGGAGGCCGCACGCACCTTCTTCGGACGCCACAAGCGTCCGGCGAACGCGGGAATCATCGATCCCAACACGCCTGCACAGACGCTCGAGAATCTCGGGCGTGCGCTCGACTTCGGTGTCTACGAGAATCCGCTGTGCGCAGCTCGCATCTGGACTGGCGATCGCTTCATCGTGGCGTCGAGCATCGCGCTCGCGGAGTCCGGGCCTCACGCGCTCCCCGGCACCATCATCAACACCGGTCCAGACTGGCTGCGCATGGCCGCCGCCGACGGCTCACGCGATGTGCGCCTGCTGGGCCTGAAGGAACTGGACGGCACTCCGGCGAACCTGACGGATTCTCGCTTCGCTGTCGCGCGCACGCTGATGTCGCCGCCTGCAGACGCGCTTGCCGAGATCGTCAAGACCGACGCCGCGGCTCACAAGCACGAGAAGAAGTGGGTCGCGCGGCTCGCAGCCATGAGCCCGATCGTGATGCCGTTGATCTCGGGCAAGCCGACAGGCGAGTCCGGCGTCCTTTCGATCGATGTCGGTTCGCGTGATGCGTCCTCCGCAGCGGCGCTCTTCTGTGCGTATCTGGCCCGCGTATCGAGAGCTGCCTCATTCGACCTGCTGCTGCATACGCCGGGGCAGGTTCCCACGGGATCGCCGGCTGCCGCCCTCTTCGATTCGCATGTACCGATCAAGATCGAGTGCGAGCCCACGGACGCGACGGCTCCGTTCGCCGATCGGGTCCGCACCGCACTTGCGGATGCCGAGCGCATGGGTTCATTCGCGAAGGACGTCGCCATCCGATTCCCGACGCTGAGAAACGTCGCGGAACTGAAGCAGGGCGCGATGTGGCACGCCGCGATCGAGTTGGGAACGACGATCGGGGCCGCTCCGCGTGCAGCGATCACGCTACGCGCAGACGGATCCGGGAAGGTGTCCCTCGTGTTCCGCCGCGAGATTGTGGGCGAAGAGACCGCGCGGGCCATCGCCGAGCAGTTCCAGGTGCTCCTCAAGTCCGCGGACGCGGGCGCAAAGACGCTCGCCGGTCTTGACTTCACGCCCGCGCACGAACGCGCCCGCGTGCTCGAGACGTTCAACGCGACGAAGACGCCGTACGAGACGGGCCTGCGACTCGGCGATCTGATCCGTCGCCGCGTCAAGCAGCACCCCTCTGCACCTGCTCTGGTGTTCGAGGGTCGCGTGGTGAGTTACGCGGAATTGGATGGGATGGCGTGGGGTATCGCGAAGCAGCTGAGGTCTTTGGGCGTGAAGCCGGGGACTTTGGTAGGTGTGTGCGTCGACCGGAGCGTGGAGCTTGTGGCGGCGTTGGTGGGTGTGAGCTACAGCGGTGGGGCGTACGTGCCTCTGGACCCTGGGTATCCCGCCGACCGGTTGGTAGGGATGTGCCAGGACGCGAAGATGCCGGTGGTGCTGACGCGTGGGGATGAGCTCGCACGCGCTGGCGCGGCGTTCCAATCTGTTCCCGGCGGGGTGCAGGTCGTCCGTCTGGATGATGGATCCATCACGCCCTCCGAGCCCTTGGAGCTTGTGGGGACGGAGGATGACCCTGCGTATGTGATCTTCACCTCGGGTTCGACAGGCCGTCCCAAGGGGGCGATGAACGCGCACAAGGGGATCGTGAACCGCCTCTTCTGGATGCAGGAGGCGTACCAGCTGGACGGCCGCGACCGGGTGATGCAGAAGACGCCGTACTCGTTCGACGTGTCGGTGTGGGAGTTCTTCTGGCCCCTGATCACGGGCGCATCGATCGTGGTGGCCAAGCCCGAGGGTCACCGCGACAGCGCGTATCTGGTTGAGCTGATCAAGCGTGAGCGTGTGACGACGATGCACTTCGTGCCGTCGATGCTGCGTGTGTTCCTGGAAGAGCGAGGCCTGGAGTCGTGCGACTCCCTACGCCGCGTGGTCTGCTCCGGCGAGGCGTTGCCGACGGACCTTGTGGACCGTTTCTTCACGCGGATCCCGCACGCGAAGCTGGCGAACCTGTACGGCCCGACCGAGGCGGCGGTGGACGTGACGAGCTGGGAGTGCAAGCCCAACCAGCCGATCGTTCCGATCGGCAAGCCGATCGCCAACACGCGGATGTACGTGCTGGATCAGGAGCTGCGTCCCCTCCCCGTGGGGGTGCCGGGCGAGCTGTACATCGGTGGCGTGCAGGTGGGCATGGGGTACGTCTCACGCCCTGAGCTGACGGCCGAGCGGTTCGTGACGGACCCGCATAATCAACCCAATGGCCGGATGTACAAGACGGGCGATCTTGGCAGGTGGCTGCCTGACGGGTCGATCGAGTACCTGGGTCGTATCGACGACCAGGTGAAGATCCGCGGCTTCCGTATCGAGCTTGGCGAGATCGAGCAGGTGCTGAGCAAGCAGCCGGGTGTGAAGGACGCGGTGGTGCTGGCGCGTGAGGACGTCCCCGGCACCAAGCGGCTCGTTGCCTACGTCGTCGGCAACACCTCCACGAGCGACCTCAAGGCCGCGGACCTGAAGACGGGCCTCGGCAAGCACCTTCCCGAGTACATGGTGCCGACGGCGTTCGTCTTCTTGGATCACCTGCCGGTGACGAGCAACGGGAAGCTGGACCGCCGGGCTCTCCCGGCGCCGGCGCGTGGGTCTGATGAGTCCTCGGACCGTCCGGAGGACCGTCCGTCGACGGACGTTGAGAAGACGCTGGCGACGATCTGGGCAGAGGTCCTCCGCCTGCCCACAGTCAACGCCACCGACAACTTCTTCGAGATCGGCGGAGATTCGATCCTCGGTCTTCGCATCGTCGCCAAGGCGCAGGATGCGGGCCTGACGTTCGCGATCCACGATCTCTTCCGCACGCCGACGATCCGCACGCTCGCCGCCCAGATCGGGACGCCCGTCAAGGCCAGCGGCTTCCGCACGGAGCCGTTCTCACTTATCAGCGCGGCCGACCGCGCTCGCCTGCCGGAGAACATCGTCGACGCCTACCCGCTGTCGGCGCTCCAGGGGGGCATGGTCTTCCACAGCGAGCGGGCGATCGGCTCGTACCTGTACCAGGTCGCGATGAGCATCCACGTCAAGGCGAAGCTCGACATGACGCTCTTGCAGCGTGCGGTCGATCGCGTCGTCTCACGCCATCCGATCCTGCGGACCAGTTTCGATCTCGGCTCCTTCAGCGAGCCGATGCAGCTGGTGCACAAGGAAGCCCGGACGATCATCCAGTATCACGACATCACGGGCTCGCCCGCGGCGCGTCAGAAGGAGATCCTCGCCAAGTGGATCGACGACGAGGCGGAGTACGTGTTCGACTGGCGGAAGCCGCCGCTTCTGACCTACACGGTGCACAAGCGCTCGGACGAGACCTTCCAGTTCGGCATCACGTTCCACGACGCGATCCTCGACGGCTGGTCGACCTCCAACATGATGACGGAGATCTTCGATCGCTACGTCACCATGCTCAACGGGGGTGAGGACACGGCGGACGCACCGAATCCGATCACGTACCGCGACTTCGTGACGCTCGAGCGTTCGACGATCACGGACCCTGCCGCACGCGAGTTCTGGACAAACCTCCTGGCCGACGCCCCCTTCACGCCGATCCCGCGCCTCCCCGGCGTTGGGCGCGACGTGCGCGTGCCGCGCAACCTCGACGTGATCGTCCCGATCCCCCACGAGATCAACCGGCAGGTCGAGGAGCACGCCCGGCGGCTCGGCATGCCCGTCAAGGCGTTCTACCTTGCGACGCACATGCGCGTGCTCGGCATGCTCGCCAAGCAGACGGACATCGTGACGGGTCTGGTGATGAACGGTCGCATCGAGGAGCCGAGCGGTGACCGCTGCCTCGGCAACCACCTCAACACGATGCCGTACCGGCTCGACCTCGGCGTCGGTCGCACATGGGCCGAGATCGCGAAGGACGCGTACGAGTCGGAGCTCCGCGCCCTGCCTCACAGGCGTTACATCGGCGCCCAGTTGCTGCGTGATCTCGGGCGTGCCGGCCAGGACAACATGTTCGAGACCGGCTTCAACTACACGAAGTTCCACATCTACGACAAGCTGAAGGGCAAGCAGGGCTTCGAGCTCATCCACGTGGACTTCACCGATCCGTTCCACTACGCGTTCGTCGCCAACTTCCGCGTCGACGCCTTCGACGATCGTCTGGACGTGGTGCTCAACTACAACACGAAGCACATGACCGCCGATCAGGTCAAGCAGATCGGCAAGTACTACCAGAACGCCATGCGTTCGATCGCTTCGTCGCCCGACAACCTTGCCTCGACGGACTCGATGGTCCCCGAGAACGAGCGTCAGCAGGTCACAGCGACCTTCAACACGACAGAGAAGGCGTACGAGAAGGGGCAGACGCTCGCGTCGCTCATTGCTCGCCAGGCGAAGAAGACGCCCTCTGCACCTGCTCTGGTGTTCGAGGGTCGCGTGGTGAGTTACGCGGAATTGGATGGGATGGCGTGGGGTATCGCGAAGCAGCTGAGGTCTTTGGGCGTGAAGCCGGGGACTTTGGTAGGTGTGTGCGTCGACCGGAGCGTGGAGCTTGTGGCGGCGTTGGTGGGTGTGAGCTACAGCGGTGGGGCGTACGTGCCTCTGGACCCTGGGTATCCCGCCGACCGGTTGGTAGGGATGTGCCAGGACGCGAAGATGCCGGTGGTGCTGACGCGTGGGGATGAGCTCGCACGCGCTGGCGCGGCGTTCCAATCTGTTCCCGGCGGGGTGCAGGTGGTCCGTCTTGACGACGGGCCACACGGGAAGGGCATCACGCCCTCCGAGCCTTTGGAACTGGTCGGGACGGAGGATGACCCTGCGTACGTGATCTTCACCTCGGGTTCGACCGGCCGTCCCAAGGGGGCGATGAACGCGCACAAGGGGATCGTGAACCGCCTCTTCTGGATGCAGGAGGCCTACCAGCTCGATGGCCGCGACCGGGTGATGCAGAAGACGCCGTACTCGTTCGACGTGTCGGTGTGGGAGTTCTTCTGGCCCCTGATCACGGGCGCGAGCATCGTGGTGGCCAAGCCCGAGGGGCACCGCGACAGCGCGTACCTGGTTGAGCTGATCAAGCGTGAGCGTGTGACGACGATGCACTTCGTGCCGTCGATGCTTCGCGTCTTCCTGGAAGAGCGTGGCCTGGAGTCGTGCGAGTCCCTTCGCCGCGTGGTCTGCTCCGGCGAGGCGTTGCCGACGGACCTTGTGGACCGGTTCTTCACGCGGATCCCGCACGCGAAGCTGGCGAACCTGTACGGCCCGACCGAGGCGGCGGTGGACGTGACGAGCTGGGAGTGCAAGCCCAATCAGCCGATCGTTCCGATCGGCAAGCCGATCGCCAACACGCGGATGTACGTGCTGGATCAGGAGCTTCGTCCCCTGCCCGTGGGGGTGCCGGGCGAGCTGTACATCGGTGGCGTGCAGGTGGGCATGGGGTACGTCTCACGCCCTGAGCTGACGGCCGAGCGGTTCGTCCAAGACCCCCACAACGCGCCAGTGGGGGGGCCAGATGGCCGGATGTACAAGACGGGCGACCTTGGCCGGTGGCTGCCTGACGGGTCGATCGAGTATCTGGGGCGCATCGACGACCAGGTGAAGATCCGCGGCTTCCGTATCGAGCTTGGCGAGATCGAGCAGGTGCTGAGCAAGCAGCCGGGTGTGAAGGACGCGGTGGTGCTGGCGCGTGAGGACGTCCCCGGCACCAAGCGGCTCGTTGCCTACGTCGTCGGCAACACCTCCACGAGCGACCTCAAGGCCGCGGACCTGAAGACGGGCCTCGGCAAGCACCTTCCCGAGTACATGGTGCCGACGGCGTTCGTCTTCTTGGATCACCTGCCGGTGACGAGCAACGGGAAGCTGGACCGCCGGGCTCTCCCGGCGCCGGCGCGTGGATCTGACGAGTCCTCGGACCGCCCGGAGGACCGTCCCTCGACGGACGTTGAGAAGACGCTGGCGACGATCTGGGCAGAGGTCCTCCGCCTGCCCACAGTCAACGCCACCGACAACTTCTTCGAGATCGGCGGAGACTCGATCCTCAGCATCCAGATCTGCGCGAAGGCGAGAAAGCACAACATCCTCATCACGCCGAATCAGATCTTCGATCATCCGACGATCGTGCAGCTCTCGCCCCACGTGAAGCTCTCCGCCGCGGCGAAGATCGACCCGGGGCCCGTCACGGGCGTTGCCGCGCTCATCCCGATCCAGAAGTGGCTGCTTGAGCAGCCGCTCGTCCGTCCGGATCAGTGGAACGCCGCGATCATGCTCGAGACTCCCGCAGATGTTCACGCGGGATCGATCGAGAGAGCTCTCCAGGCGATCGTCGCGCATCATGATGCGCTGCGGCTGCGTTTCTCCCGAGGGGCCGGCGGAACCTGGAAGTCTTCGCACGTCCCGGTCGCAGAGGCCAGCATCGCGCTGCCGGTGGTCATGGTCGATCGTTTCGGCACACCGGAGACCGATGAGCTCATCCAGCGAGAGGGTGGCAAGATTCAGGGCTCGCTCGATCTTGCGAAGGGACCCGTGTTCAGCGCGGTCCTGTTCAAGGCGCGGGACAACTCTGCGGCACGGCTCCTGATGGTCGCGCACCATCTCGTGCTCGACGGACTCTCGTGGCGCATCATTGTAGAGGACCTCATCACGGCGCACGGCCAGGCGTCCAAGTCGCAGCCCATCGCGCTGCCGCCGAAGACGATGTCCTTCGCATCCTGGGCGTCGTTGCTCGGGAAGCACGCGAGGTCTCCGGAGGTGCAGGCGGAGCGTGCGTGGTGGGCCGCAGAGTCCGCGGCCCCTGCTGCGCGCGTGAAGCGAGACACTCATGGCGCGAACATCGAGTCCTCCTCGCGAGTGCACACGCTGCATCTCGACGAGTCTCTGACCCGGGCACTTCTCTATGATGCGCCCTCCGCGCACCGTGCGCAGATGAACGACATCCTGCTCGCGGCGCTCGGCGTGACGCTGCGCGACGCCACAGGCGCGACGCGGATGCGGATCGACATGATGGGCCACGGGCGCGAGCAGATCGGCGTGGAGGACATCGACGTCTCTCGCACGGTGGGGTGGTTCACCACACTCTTCCCCGCGACGCTCGACGTCGGCTCGCTCGACGCGGTCGGCGCCGTGGAGCCGGTGCGCGACCACCTGCGCTCGATTCCGGCTCGCGGCCTCGGCTACGGGCTGCTCCGTTGGATGGACGGCGCGGACCAGTCACTGGCACGCTCGGAGAACGCCCCGATCTCGTTCAACTACCTCGGCCAGTTCGATCAGGCCTTGGAGCCGGGTTGGAATCTCGGCGTCGCTCGCACGCGCTGCGGCCCGACTCGTGATCCCGCCAGCCCGCGCTTCTATGACATCGAGGTCGATGTCATGGTGGTCGGTCACAAGATGGTCGTGGACTGGACGTACAGCGCCAACCTGTTCAAGCCGGAGACGATCGCCGCTCTCGCCGATAGCTACCGAGCGGCATTGGTCAAGCTCTCCGCATCCGAGCCGGGCGCGGGCACGAGCTCCGATGCCTTCCCGCTTGCCGGTCTCTCCGATGCAGGGCTTGCCAAGCTCTCGGCACTGTTCGAAACCACAGACGCGCAGTGA
- a CDS encoding sigma-70 family RNA polymerase sigma factor, giving the protein MDAANVTLVLQRIADGDREAAEQLLPFVYDELRRMAGAAMSSQSKAHTLQPTALVHEAYVRLIRPEDGYQNRSHFMAVASMAMRQILTDHARRKRAARRGGEAHKVSAETVQLEGPDQGGVDIVALDDALSKLAELDPRRHRVVELRFFGGLSVEEVAELLDVSRSTVEADWRAARAWLAAELSES; this is encoded by the coding sequence ATGGACGCGGCTAACGTGACCCTTGTCCTCCAGCGGATCGCTGACGGCGACCGCGAGGCAGCCGAACAGCTCCTTCCCTTTGTGTACGACGAGCTCCGGCGCATGGCCGGCGCGGCGATGAGTTCCCAGAGCAAGGCCCACACGCTCCAGCCGACGGCCCTCGTTCACGAGGCGTATGTCCGGCTGATCCGGCCCGAGGACGGGTACCAGAATCGCTCGCATTTCATGGCGGTTGCTTCGATGGCGATGCGTCAGATTCTGACCGACCATGCACGTCGGAAGCGAGCAGCCAGACGAGGCGGGGAGGCACACAAGGTCTCTGCTGAGACGGTGCAACTCGAAGGACCCGACCAGGGAGGGGTGGATATTGTCGCCTTGGACGATGCGCTCAGCAAGCTCGCCGAGTTGGACCCGCGGAGGCACAGAGTCGTGGAACTCAGATTTTTCGGGGGTCTGAGCGTCGAAGAAGTCGCGGAACTCCTTGATGTGTCGAGGAGTACCGTTGAAGCCGATTGGCGAGCGGCACGGGCATGGCTCGCGGCTGAGCTGTCAGAAAGCTGA